In Treponema denticola, one genomic interval encodes:
- the radC gene encoding RadC family protein — MIDYKNSSNTDKPDMRERLLEYGPQNLSDSDLVAILLRTGIKDKPVKELADDIILHIDRARPEKIEGYLRSIRGMGDSKISTVLAALELGRRYYDNKNRTISHPTDVVPLLQHYADRDREHFICVSLNGANEIIATRVVSVGTINRTIVHPREVYSDPLKDRAAAIIAAHNHPSGNLEPSSEDMELTRRLYEAGKILGIKLLDHIILVPNGNFFSFVQSGTRFDI; from the coding sequence ATGATAGACTATAAAAATTCGTCCAATACGGATAAACCCGATATGAGGGAAAGGCTTTTAGAGTACGGGCCTCAAAATTTAAGCGACTCCGATTTGGTGGCCATTCTTTTACGCACAGGCATTAAGGACAAGCCTGTAAAAGAATTGGCCGATGATATTATTCTGCACATCGATAGAGCAAGGCCTGAAAAAATTGAGGGCTATCTGCGTTCTATCCGAGGTATGGGAGACTCAAAGATTTCAACGGTTCTTGCTGCTCTGGAATTGGGAAGGAGGTATTACGACAACAAGAACCGCACGATTTCTCACCCGACCGATGTAGTTCCGCTTTTACAGCACTATGCAGACAGAGATAGGGAGCATTTTATCTGCGTCTCTTTAAACGGAGCAAACGAAATTATTGCAACCCGTGTTGTGAGTGTCGGCACTATCAATAGAACAATAGTGCATCCTCGTGAAGTGTATTCAGACCCTTTAAAGGACAGGGCTGCTGCAATAATTGCGGCCCATAATCATCCTTCGGGAAATTTGGAGCCCTCAAGTGAAGACATGGAATTGACAAGACGCCTTTACGAGGCCGGAAAAATCTTAGGCATCAAGCTTTTGGATCACATAATCTTGGTACCTAACGGAAATTTTTTCAGTTTTGTCCAAAGCGGAACAAGGTTCGATATTTAA
- the clpA gene encoding ATP-dependent Clp protease ATP-binding subunit ClpA — translation MNFTVSMTVQKVFQDAVEDAKKRQHEFVTPEHLLWAIMFYPKALELFTLSGSDLAYIHDNLSNYLENQIPPKAQNSPEEPIQTIGLQNVFERAILNCNAAERSVIGISDLIVSLIDEDKNHCSFFMKKSGIDRLKLLQLLSSPEFYDDGKNNNAYTAYSGETAQNEASGHEIPLKGESQNSSAGDNIKQKQAKSFIERFTVNLTQKARKGLLPPIIGREAEIERTIQILCRKQKNNPLHVGGAGVGKTAITEGLAIRIAKNEVPSFLKNANIYSLSMSELLAGAKFRGDFEDRLKRIVLEVSREKNAVLFIDEIHTVVNANSGGGGIEAPDLLKPILTNGNIRCIGATTFEEYNKYFTKDAALARRFQKIDIEEPNEEEALKILKGLRESYENFHKVHYSDEVLESAVHLSAIHIRDRFLPDKAIDLIDEAGALIKIKADKEKNENEADEKNLEETALPEVSLSDIDKIVAKTAKIPEQRVSVNETEKLRHFEEILSKKIFGQDTAIEGVTKAVKRSRAGFRSKDKPVANFLFVGPTGVGKTELAKTLAEELGIPLLRFDMSEYQEKHTVSRLIGSPPGYVGFEEGGLLTSAVQKSPNAVLLLDEIEKAHSDIYNILLQIMDYATLTDNQGRKAAFNNIILIMTSNAGSSNIGKPLIGFGGERISESAVDEAVEKTFTPEFRNRLDAIIKFGPLTMQVMSLIIKKEVEKIRSQLAEKEISLELEEDVIPLLAEKGYSEEFGARNAARLVEDEFVTPLTDMILFGETKKGSSVKCRIGDKLKKPYLVLNIK, via the coding sequence ATGAATTTTACAGTGAGTATGACTGTACAGAAGGTCTTTCAAGACGCTGTTGAAGATGCAAAAAAACGACAGCATGAATTTGTTACTCCGGAACACCTCTTGTGGGCTATTATGTTCTATCCGAAAGCCTTGGAGCTTTTTACCCTTTCAGGTTCGGATCTTGCATATATACACGATAATTTGAGCAATTATCTCGAAAATCAAATCCCGCCAAAGGCTCAAAACAGCCCTGAGGAGCCTATCCAAACTATAGGCTTACAAAATGTCTTTGAACGGGCCATTTTAAACTGCAATGCTGCCGAAAGGTCTGTAATAGGAATCAGCGACTTAATAGTAAGCTTGATAGATGAAGATAAGAACCATTGTTCTTTTTTTATGAAAAAAAGCGGTATAGATCGTTTAAAACTTTTACAGCTTTTAAGCAGCCCAGAATTCTATGATGATGGGAAAAATAATAACGCATACACAGCATATTCCGGTGAAACCGCACAAAATGAAGCCTCAGGCCATGAAATTCCCCTAAAAGGAGAAAGTCAAAACAGCTCTGCTGGAGACAATATTAAGCAAAAGCAGGCTAAAAGCTTCATAGAAAGATTTACGGTAAATTTAACTCAAAAAGCAAGAAAAGGCTTACTCCCGCCCATAATCGGCAGAGAAGCAGAAATAGAGAGAACAATACAAATTTTATGCCGAAAGCAGAAAAACAATCCTCTTCATGTCGGAGGAGCCGGAGTGGGCAAAACAGCTATAACCGAAGGCTTAGCAATACGGATTGCAAAAAATGAAGTTCCCAGTTTTTTAAAAAATGCAAATATTTATAGTTTAAGTATGTCGGAGCTATTGGCGGGGGCTAAATTCAGGGGTGACTTTGAAGACAGACTAAAAAGAATAGTCCTTGAAGTATCAAGGGAAAAAAATGCCGTTCTCTTCATAGATGAGATTCACACCGTAGTAAATGCCAATTCGGGAGGCGGAGGCATTGAAGCCCCTGATCTATTAAAACCTATTTTAACTAATGGAAATATACGCTGTATAGGAGCTACAACATTTGAAGAATACAATAAGTATTTTACAAAGGATGCAGCCCTTGCAAGGCGTTTTCAAAAAATAGATATTGAAGAGCCGAATGAAGAAGAAGCCCTTAAAATCCTAAAAGGTCTTCGAGAAAGTTACGAGAATTTTCATAAGGTTCACTACAGCGATGAGGTTTTGGAGTCGGCAGTCCATCTTTCGGCCATTCATATCAGGGACAGGTTTTTGCCCGACAAGGCCATAGACCTTATAGACGAGGCCGGAGCCCTGATTAAAATAAAAGCCGATAAAGAAAAAAACGAAAATGAAGCTGATGAAAAAAACCTTGAAGAAACAGCCTTGCCGGAGGTAAGCCTTTCCGACATAGATAAGATAGTTGCAAAAACGGCCAAGATTCCGGAACAAAGGGTTTCGGTAAACGAGACGGAAAAGCTTCGGCACTTTGAAGAAATTCTTTCAAAAAAAATCTTCGGCCAAGATACCGCCATCGAGGGTGTTACCAAGGCTGTAAAACGTTCCCGAGCCGGTTTCCGCTCTAAGGATAAGCCGGTTGCAAACTTTTTGTTTGTCGGCCCCACGGGCGTAGGCAAAACCGAGCTTGCTAAGACCCTTGCAGAAGAGCTGGGGATTCCCCTCCTCCGTTTCGATATGAGCGAATATCAGGAAAAGCACACGGTAAGCCGCCTCATAGGTTCTCCCCCCGGTTATGTAGGCTTTGAAGAAGGAGGGCTTTTAACCTCTGCCGTGCAAAAAAGCCCTAATGCGGTTCTTCTTTTGGACGAGATAGAAAAGGCTCATTCCGACATCTATAATATTCTCTTACAGATTATGGACTATGCTACCCTTACGGATAATCAGGGCAGAAAGGCGGCCTTTAACAATATAATTCTTATTATGACAAGCAATGCGGGTTCTTCCAATATAGGAAAGCCCCTAATCGGTTTCGGAGGAGAGCGTATTTCGGAATCGGCTGTCGATGAGGCTGTCGAAAAGACCTTTACTCCGGAATTCAGAAACAGGCTTGATGCAATCATAAAATTCGGCCCCCTTACGATGCAGGTTATGAGCCTCATCATCAAAAAGGAAGTAGAAAAAATACGCTCCCAGCTCGCCGAAAAAGAAATTTCTCTTGAGCTTGAAGAAGATGTCATTCCTCTTTTAGCCGAAAAAGGATATTCGGAAGAATTCGGAGCCCGCAACGCAGCCCGCCTTGTCGAGGACGAATTTGTAACACCCTTAACGGACATGATTCTTTTCGGGGAAACAAAGAAGGGCAGCTCAGTAAAGTGCCGAATCGGAGACAAACTTAAAAAGCCCTATTTGGTATTGAACATAAAATAA
- a CDS encoding DHH family phosphoesterase, producing MICLNNNSSDSKKDSPLSIRQKNEVIERVFELIYSKTEFLLLGHVYADEDCIASVVAMGLLLRKFGKKVSIFLEENIPENLAFFADICNYNSISMFVKHITETIDPQAIFILDTPKPDMIAFNEQIEVFLKNKNIPKVELDHHFAADAGYSGDPDYRLTMRASSTCEIIAQMCLKLEKRPEILKKYEIKNLYSRNIVLAMLTGMIGDAKLGNYLFKQRDKAFYEYFLKKFNAILNVQFDKGSGNISSVEEILAILEKLSVEDTQLYKHIMKTAVYDGRVGIILLDEKQSAYLSFGVDYNQFLGVIKRATDFIAEQSGGVGISAYFDPIEISDKIQLRIRASEHVKGIDLRTLLTDFNIKDGGGHPGAIGFRFHRSEIEDLNAYVEKISDKVKTLLPK from the coding sequence ATGATTTGTTTAAATAATAACAGCTCTGATTCTAAAAAAGATTCTCCCCTCAGTATTCGTCAGAAAAATGAGGTAATTGAGCGGGTTTTTGAGCTTATATATTCAAAAACCGAGTTTTTGCTTCTAGGACATGTCTACGCTGATGAAGACTGTATAGCCTCTGTTGTTGCTATGGGCTTATTGTTAAGGAAATTCGGCAAAAAAGTAAGTATTTTTTTAGAAGAAAACATTCCGGAAAATCTTGCTTTTTTTGCAGATATATGCAATTATAATTCGATTTCAATGTTTGTTAAGCATATCACTGAAACAATCGATCCTCAAGCTATTTTTATATTGGATACTCCTAAGCCTGATATGATAGCCTTTAATGAGCAAATTGAAGTTTTTTTAAAGAATAAAAATATTCCAAAGGTAGAGCTGGATCATCACTTTGCTGCTGATGCCGGATATTCTGGAGATCCTGATTATAGATTAACGATGAGGGCATCCAGCACCTGTGAAATAATAGCTCAAATGTGCCTAAAACTTGAAAAAAGACCCGAAATACTAAAAAAGTATGAGATAAAAAATTTATATTCGCGTAATATAGTCCTTGCCATGCTTACAGGCATGATAGGGGATGCAAAATTAGGGAACTATCTTTTTAAACAAAGGGACAAGGCTTTTTATGAATATTTTTTAAAAAAATTCAATGCAATCCTTAATGTTCAGTTTGATAAGGGGTCCGGAAATATAAGCTCTGTAGAAGAGATTTTGGCAATACTTGAAAAACTTTCGGTTGAGGATACTCAACTATATAAACATATAATGAAGACTGCTGTTTATGATGGAAGAGTTGGAATTATCCTTCTTGACGAAAAACAATCAGCCTATTTAAGTTTTGGAGTAGATTATAACCAATTTTTAGGCGTTATCAAACGGGCTACAGATTTTATAGCTGAACAATCCGGAGGGGTAGGTATTTCCGCTTATTTTGACCCGATAGAAATTTCAGATAAGATTCAATTGAGAATCAGGGCATCCGAACATGTAAAAGGTATAGATCTAAGAACTTTATTGACCGATTTTAATATAAAAGACGGAGGCGGTCATCCGGGAGCTATAGGTTTTAGATTTCACCGTTCAGAGATAGAGGACTTAAATGCCTATGTAGAAAAAATAAGTGATAAGGTTAAAACTCTCTTACCTAAATGA
- a CDS encoding ComF family protein yields MIKRIKLRALTYLRNIYARIICPQVCFFCGEETGTGIPLCSKCLQKEITEPVLFRLKNPEKFCSSCGKILISEKEFCTDCRAKLREKENLRTEEREDCAKPLLIQSDFLKKVYTIYPYKGRGGELLRLWKNQNMRGFAEIYASAIASFIEGLPELQSVPMVPVPPRPKKIKSKGWDQIEDLSLYLEHIYNLPILRCLKRMDGASQKSLSREKRASNLKGKIFLKRQKSFSKSKGLKTALPEKLIILDDVMTTGATLNFCAAALKEGGCKEVIGLCLFFD; encoded by the coding sequence ATGATAAAAAGAATTAAACTAAGAGCTTTGACTTATCTGCGGAATATTTATGCCCGAATAATTTGTCCGCAAGTTTGTTTCTTTTGCGGGGAAGAAACGGGAACAGGTATTCCGTTGTGCAGCAAATGTTTACAAAAAGAAATTACCGAGCCTGTTTTATTCCGGCTTAAAAATCCTGAAAAGTTTTGTTCATCTTGCGGAAAAATTTTGATTTCCGAAAAAGAGTTTTGCACGGACTGCAGGGCTAAATTAAGAGAAAAAGAAAATCTAAGAACAGAAGAAAGGGAAGATTGTGCAAAACCTCTTCTCATTCAATCCGATTTTCTCAAAAAGGTTTACACCATTTATCCTTACAAGGGCAGGGGAGGCGAGCTTTTACGCTTATGGAAAAATCAAAACATGAGGGGCTTTGCGGAAATTTATGCTTCTGCCATTGCTTCCTTTATCGAAGGGCTTCCCGAACTTCAAAGCGTTCCTATGGTGCCGGTTCCGCCCCGTCCTAAAAAGATAAAAAGCAAGGGCTGGGATCAAATAGAAGATTTGTCCCTTTATTTGGAACATATTTATAATCTTCCAATCTTGCGTTGTTTAAAACGAATGGACGGGGCTTCCCAAAAAAGTCTTTCCCGTGAAAAACGGGCAAGCAATCTAAAAGGAAAGATTTTTTTAAAAAGGCAAAAATCCTTTTCAAAATCGAAAGGTTTAAAAACCGCCTTACCCGAAAAGCTAATAATCTTAGACGATGTTATGACCACGGGAGCCACCCTTAACTTTTGTGCGGCGGCATTAAAAGAGGGAGGCTGCAAAGAAGTGATCGGCCTCTGCCTCTTTTTTGATTAA
- a CDS encoding glycine/sarcosine/betaine reductase component B subunit, with translation MKLELGIIPINDMKFGNKTAVNGTCLEVNKAELEALIKEDPLVTGVELHIAKPGDNTRIIPVKDVLEPRCKVEGSGVCFPGFFTGEEAVVGAGKTHVLKGAAVVTTGTVVGFQEGIIDMSGPGAEYTPFSKTVNLVVDCKIQDDVTRAIKEKALRLMGLKTARYLGEAAKNVKPASVETYETLPFVEQAKQYPNLPKVGYVYMLQSQGLLHDTYYYGVDVKQILPTMMYPTEVMDGAIVSGNCVSACDKNPTYVHQNSPIIHELYKRHGKDINFMGVIVTNENVTLADKERSSNLSAKLAQMLGCDAVIVSEEGFGNPDADLIMNCRKIEEMGIKTVLVTDEYAGQDGASQSLADSNPLGNAVVSNGNANAVVKLPPMKTIIGDVKQANVIAGAWDGSLHADGTIEAEIQVITGATNELGFWNLSARGL, from the coding sequence GTGAAACTTGAATTAGGTATTATACCCATTAACGACATGAAATTTGGAAACAAAACTGCCGTTAACGGAACATGCCTTGAAGTAAACAAAGCTGAACTTGAGGCTCTTATCAAGGAAGATCCGCTTGTAACCGGCGTTGAATTGCACATTGCAAAGCCCGGCGACAATACCCGAATTATCCCTGTAAAAGATGTTCTTGAACCCCGATGCAAGGTAGAAGGCAGCGGCGTTTGCTTCCCCGGTTTCTTTACCGGTGAAGAGGCTGTTGTTGGAGCAGGTAAAACCCACGTATTGAAGGGTGCTGCTGTAGTTACAACCGGAACCGTTGTTGGTTTCCAGGAAGGTATCATCGACATGAGCGGTCCGGGTGCTGAATATACACCCTTCTCAAAGACCGTAAACCTCGTTGTTGATTGCAAAATCCAAGACGATGTTACCCGTGCTATTAAAGAGAAGGCCTTACGCCTTATGGGCTTAAAAACAGCCCGATACCTCGGAGAAGCTGCTAAAAACGTAAAACCCGCTTCTGTAGAAACCTACGAAACACTTCCCTTCGTAGAGCAGGCTAAACAATATCCCAACCTTCCCAAGGTAGGCTATGTTTACATGCTCCAGAGTCAGGGACTTTTACACGATACCTACTACTACGGTGTCGATGTAAAGCAGATTCTTCCCACCATGATGTACCCCACAGAAGTTATGGACGGTGCAATCGTAAGCGGTAACTGCGTTTCTGCATGCGATAAAAACCCGACCTATGTTCACCAGAACAGCCCCATTATCCATGAACTCTATAAGAGACACGGAAAAGACATCAACTTCATGGGTGTAATTGTTACAAACGAAAACGTTACTCTTGCAGACAAGGAAAGATCTTCTAACCTTTCAGCAAAGTTGGCTCAGATGCTCGGCTGCGATGCAGTTATCGTTTCTGAAGAAGGTTTCGGAAACCCCGATGCCGACTTGATCATGAACTGCCGCAAGATCGAAGAAATGGGTATCAAGACCGTTCTCGTAACCGACGAATATGCCGGTCAAGACGGTGCAAGTCAGTCTCTTGCTGACTCGAACCCCTTAGGAAATGCTGTAGTTTCTAACGGAAACGCAAACGCTGTTGTAAAACTTCCCCCGATGAAGACCATCATCGGAGATGTAAAACAGGCAAATGTTATTGCAGGTGCTTGGGACGGAAGTTTACATGCCGACGGAACAATCGAAGCTGAAATTCAGGTTATTACCGGTGCTACAAACGAGCTCGGATTCTGGAATCTTAGCGCAAGAGGACTATAA
- a CDS encoding epoxyqueuosine reductase QueH, with product MIEPKQNYDRQMQELIASLSSEKRIFNLLLHSCCAPCSSSVILKLAPFFKLTVFYYNPNIDTDEEYSKRAEEQKHLISIYNEENLSSHKIEIIKEAYDPQEFSEISQGLEDCPEGGERCMRCYLLRLKKTAERAKKDGFDFFTSTLSVSPLKNAEKLNSIGLSLENEGCKWLPSDFKKRNGYLDSINLSKKYGLYRQDYCGCKYSKR from the coding sequence ATGATAGAACCTAAGCAGAACTATGATAGGCAAATGCAGGAGCTGATAGCCTCATTATCAAGCGAGAAAAGAATATTTAATCTTCTTCTTCATTCCTGCTGTGCACCTTGCAGCTCTTCCGTTATCTTAAAGCTTGCTCCTTTTTTTAAGCTTACTGTTTTCTATTATAATCCCAATATAGACACGGATGAGGAGTACTCAAAAAGGGCCGAGGAACAAAAACATCTTATTTCCATATATAACGAAGAAAATCTATCATCTCACAAGATAGAAATAATCAAAGAGGCCTATGATCCGCAAGAATTCTCTGAGATTTCTCAAGGTTTGGAAGATTGTCCCGAAGGGGGGGAGCGCTGTATGCGCTGTTACCTTTTGCGGCTAAAAAAAACTGCCGAAAGGGCTAAAAAGGACGGTTTTGACTTTTTTACTTCAACTCTTTCGGTAAGTCCCCTAAAAAATGCGGAAAAACTTAATTCTATCGGCCTTTCCCTTGAAAACGAAGGCTGCAAATGGCTGCCGAGCGATTTTAAAAAAAGGAACGGCTATCTTGATTCTATAAATTTAAGCAAAAAATACGGTCTTTACAGACAGGATTACTGCGGCTGCAAATACTCGAAACGATAA
- the argS gene encoding arginine--tRNA ligase, with the protein MEDIKTTWQKIIADTLNGIAPETCDKILPEQINIETPPNPEMGDVAFPLFTFAKSFKSSPAKIASDVCARLLENEDIKKYGMPKAIGPYLNVFLAKGDLASNVLDKVLKEKENYGKTSSLSGKRIMIEFSSPNTNKPLHLGHLRNDALGESISRILKFCGADVFKVNIINDRGVHICKSMIAYQKFGEGKTPESENIKSDRFVGDMYVAFHKYSQENPEKAEAEAKQMLLDWEAGENKELIGLWKKMNGWAIEGIKETYKRTGISFDKLYFESETYLKGKDQILKGLEAGVFYKEEDGSVWVDLAPIKLDKKVLLRSDGTSLYMTQDIGTAISRHKDWPFNQMIYVVGNEQEYHFKVLFYVLKQLGFEWADDLYHLSYGMVNLPEGKMKSREGTVVDADDLINSLQDEALKKIEENGREKEVGDAAVAAENIAVGALHYFLLQVSPKKDMLFNPKESLSFTGNTGPYLQYMGARISSILRKAETAEGKEKLKNGKLNASLLTNESEWELLKTLEDFPEQVERSALRKDPSALTAYLYELSKAFSRFYRDCPILSGDDADLSYTRMELARATKIVLQNAMNLVLIPFMEIM; encoded by the coding sequence ATGGAAGATATTAAAACTACGTGGCAAAAAATTATTGCCGACACCTTAAACGGGATAGCTCCCGAAACATGCGATAAGATTTTACCTGAGCAAATAAATATAGAAACACCTCCTAATCCCGAGATGGGGGATGTGGCCTTTCCTCTTTTTACCTTTGCAAAGAGCTTTAAATCCTCTCCTGCAAAGATTGCTTCCGATGTTTGTGCCCGTCTTTTAGAAAACGAGGATATAAAAAAATACGGAATGCCTAAGGCGATAGGCCCTTATTTAAATGTCTTTCTTGCCAAAGGGGATTTAGCCTCGAATGTTTTGGATAAGGTTCTAAAGGAAAAAGAAAACTACGGGAAAACTTCTTCTCTTTCCGGTAAAAGAATTATGATTGAGTTTTCAAGCCCGAATACCAATAAGCCCCTCCACCTCGGCCATCTGCGTAACGATGCCTTGGGTGAAAGTATTTCGCGTATTTTAAAATTTTGCGGGGCAGATGTTTTTAAGGTAAACATTATAAACGATCGGGGCGTTCATATCTGTAAGTCCATGATAGCCTATCAAAAATTCGGCGAAGGAAAAACTCCCGAAAGCGAAAATATAAAGTCTGACCGCTTTGTCGGGGACATGTATGTTGCTTTCCATAAATACAGTCAGGAAAATCCGGAAAAGGCAGAGGCCGAAGCAAAGCAGATGCTTTTGGATTGGGAAGCCGGAGAAAACAAGGAACTAATCGGGCTTTGGAAAAAGATGAACGGTTGGGCGATAGAAGGTATTAAGGAAACCTACAAAAGAACAGGTATCTCTTTCGACAAACTTTATTTTGAAAGCGAAACTTATTTAAAAGGAAAGGATCAGATCTTAAAAGGTTTGGAGGCCGGAGTTTTTTATAAGGAAGAGGACGGTTCCGTTTGGGTTGACCTCGCTCCCATCAAGCTCGATAAAAAAGTATTGCTTAGAAGCGACGGAACTTCTCTTTATATGACTCAGGACATAGGCACGGCAATTTCCCGCCACAAGGATTGGCCCTTTAATCAGATGATCTATGTTGTAGGAAACGAACAGGAATATCACTTTAAGGTGCTTTTTTATGTTTTAAAACAGCTCGGCTTCGAATGGGCCGACGACCTCTATCATCTTTCTTACGGAATGGTAAACCTGCCTGAAGGAAAAATGAAAAGCCGCGAAGGTACGGTTGTGGATGCCGATGACCTTATCAATTCTCTTCAAGATGAAGCCTTAAAAAAGATTGAAGAAAACGGAAGAGAAAAGGAAGTAGGCGACGCCGCAGTTGCTGCCGAGAACATCGCCGTAGGAGCTTTACATTATTTTCTTTTGCAGGTAAGCCCTAAAAAGGATATGCTTTTTAATCCTAAAGAGTCCCTTTCCTTTACCGGAAACACGGGCCCCTATCTTCAATACATGGGTGCTAGAATTTCTTCTATTTTGAGAAAGGCCGAAACAGCCGAAGGCAAAGAAAAGTTAAAGAACGGAAAACTCAATGCTTCCCTTTTGACAAATGAATCCGAATGGGAATTGTTAAAGACCTTAGAAGACTTCCCTGAACAGGTTGAACGCTCTGCCTTGCGTAAAGACCCGAGTGCCCTTACGGCTTATCTTTATGAGCTTTCAAAGGCATTCAGCCGCTTCTACCGCGATTGCCCAATTCTTTCGGGCGATGATGCCGACCTTTCTTATACAAGAATGGAATTGGCAAGGGCTACAAAGATAGTGCTTCAAAATGCAATGAACTTGGTACTCATTCCGTTTATGGAAATAATGTAA
- a CDS encoding ATP-dependent Clp protease adaptor ClpS, with amino-acid sequence MEIKKQAQKGTIISEKIKEPDTYRVILLNDDFTPMDFVVAILISIFNKNQEEAETLMYKVHKTGQASVGVYVYDIANTKCFQVLAAAKNNNFPLQCRIEKI; translated from the coding sequence ATGGAAATAAAAAAACAGGCCCAAAAAGGGACTATCATCTCAGAAAAGATTAAGGAGCCGGATACTTATCGGGTCATTCTTCTAAATGACGATTTTACGCCTATGGACTTCGTTGTTGCGATCCTTATTTCTATTTTTAATAAAAACCAAGAAGAAGCTGAAACCTTGATGTATAAGGTTCATAAAACAGGACAAGCATCCGTTGGAGTCTATGTTTACGACATAGCGAATACAAAATGCTTTCAAGTATTAGCCGCAGCAAAAAATAATAATTTTCCGCTGCAATGCAGGATTGAAAAAATATGA
- the aat gene encoding leucyl/phenylalanyl-tRNA--protein transferase — protein MQTDFSSLSLLSSTEKKILLKRSQKDFPWLESEDFFDFNKALGEEDYIQKSQDDEVISGGNLSPGMILSAYKHSFFPWFSEEDPIIWFSPSLRFVIDKASFYIPSRLKREIKKTDFRISLNEAFDEVIENCALIKREGQKGTWITDDMLQAYRLLHKLGFAHSVEAWKGGELAGGFYGLYINEVFIGESMFSEISGASKTAFALFAQDFFENKKGILIDAQIPSENIKRFGGFKMLRSRYLGILNS, from the coding sequence ATGCAGACCGATTTTTCTTCATTATCGCTTTTAAGTTCTACGGAAAAAAAGATACTCTTAAAAAGAAGTCAAAAGGATTTTCCTTGGCTTGAGAGCGAAGATTTTTTTGATTTTAATAAGGCCTTGGGAGAGGAAGATTATATTCAAAAATCCCAAGATGATGAAGTCATATCGGGAGGGAACCTTTCGCCGGGGATGATTCTTTCGGCCTATAAACATTCTTTTTTTCCTTGGTTTTCCGAAGAAGACCCGATAATCTGGTTTTCTCCCTCTCTGCGGTTTGTAATCGATAAGGCTTCTTTTTATATTCCGTCCCGCCTAAAAAGAGAAATAAAAAAGACGGATTTTAGGATAAGCTTAAATGAAGCCTTTGATGAAGTTATAGAAAACTGTGCCCTAATCAAACGAGAGGGGCAAAAAGGAACTTGGATCACCGATGACATGCTTCAAGCTTATAGGCTTCTTCACAAGCTGGGCTTTGCCCACTCTGTAGAAGCATGGAAAGGAGGCGAATTGGCGGGAGGCTTTTACGGACTTTATATAAACGAGGTCTTTATAGGCGAATCCATGTTCAGCGAGATAAGCGGAGCCTCCAAAACAGCCTTCGCCCTCTTTGCCCAAGACTTCTTTGAAAACAAAAAGGGTATTTTAATAGATGCCCAAATCCCTTCCGAAAACATAAAACGCTTCGGCGGCTTTAAGATGCTGAGAAGCAGGTATCTCGGGATTTTAAATTCCTGA